From the Acetobacter aceti genome, one window contains:
- a CDS encoding DUF3483 domain-containing protein, with product MAGRTGLLASGLVWGMAAALAASAVPMVQRWRKGTSSPKDMIRGLAAVPRRYLVDVHHAVERRKGAAPMHALVAGGTLAGSAALAAGVIPALRESRLYWCGVAVFFVTAIGGTYLVWKRRNPKKPSWLSGGRFLWLPNALLAWNLGGALVALVHVAMPGKTGVAFVPLAMMAAGGAGLVVQVARGPMRHAFSGVTWLAAHSRPERFGGGRSTDLRPLALAAPTLGTLVPGDFAWNVLASFDACIECGRCEQHCPAFAAGQRLNPKALIQGLALSARGEDASAYTGSPAPHAPPTSGKGSMTGAIIGADAMIHPDTLWACTTCRSCVEQCPMMIEHVDAIVDLRRGQTLMLGEVRPGAADALRRLRDTGESGGRPLSARADGLAGENVPVLTEEDETDVLLWLGDGAYELRYARTLRALVKLLRLADVKFAILGEAELDCGDLARRLGDEATFQDLATEVIGTLNSRRFQRIVTADPHALNVLKNEYPALGGKWEVVHHTTFLDELVSAGRLKLNARDLPSVAYHDPCYLGRYNGEFDAPRRLLAAACKTTVEMERHGRQSMCCGGGGGNPVSDVDAELRIPDIRMGQATEVGAAIVAVGCPGCTAMLEGVPEPRPEVKDIAELVLEAVVPA from the coding sequence GTGGCCGGGAGGACAGGTCTCCTCGCATCCGGACTTGTCTGGGGTATGGCCGCCGCGCTTGCAGCCTCCGCTGTGCCGATGGTCCAGCGTTGGCGTAAAGGCACGTCCAGCCCGAAGGATATGATCCGAGGGCTCGCCGCCGTGCCGCGGCGCTATCTCGTGGACGTCCACCATGCCGTCGAGCGTCGCAAGGGTGCCGCTCCGATGCATGCGCTCGTCGCGGGTGGAACGCTGGCCGGTTCTGCGGCTCTCGCGGCCGGTGTGATTCCCGCGCTGCGTGAAAGCCGCCTCTACTGGTGCGGTGTCGCCGTATTCTTCGTCACGGCCATTGGCGGCACGTATCTGGTATGGAAACGCCGCAATCCGAAGAAGCCGTCCTGGCTCTCGGGAGGCAGGTTCCTGTGGTTGCCCAACGCTCTGCTGGCGTGGAATCTCGGTGGCGCTCTTGTCGCGCTGGTGCATGTCGCCATGCCGGGAAAAACAGGTGTTGCGTTCGTGCCGCTGGCCATGATGGCCGCCGGTGGTGCGGGACTGGTCGTACAGGTGGCGCGCGGTCCGATGCGGCATGCGTTCTCCGGTGTAACATGGCTGGCGGCCCACTCCCGACCGGAACGGTTCGGCGGCGGTCGCAGCACCGATCTGCGACCGCTGGCTCTCGCGGCTCCCACGCTCGGCACGCTTGTTCCCGGCGATTTTGCGTGGAATGTCCTCGCATCTTTCGATGCGTGCATTGAATGTGGACGGTGCGAACAGCATTGTCCCGCCTTCGCCGCCGGGCAGCGACTGAACCCGAAGGCGCTCATTCAGGGGCTGGCGCTGTCCGCCCGTGGTGAGGACGCCAGCGCCTATACCGGCTCGCCCGCGCCGCACGCGCCGCCGACGTCGGGCAAGGGGAGCATGACCGGCGCGATCATCGGCGCGGACGCGATGATCCATCCCGATACGCTGTGGGCCTGCACCACCTGCCGTTCATGCGTCGAGCAATGTCCGATGATGATCGAGCATGTGGACGCCATCGTCGATCTCCGGCGTGGCCAGACGCTGATGCTGGGTGAAGTGCGCCCCGGCGCCGCCGATGCGCTGCGTCGTCTGCGTGACACAGGTGAGTCCGGAGGACGTCCACTTTCCGCCCGTGCGGATGGGCTGGCGGGCGAGAATGTTCCGGTTCTCACCGAAGAGGACGAGACGGACGTGCTGCTGTGGCTCGGTGATGGCGCGTATGAACTGCGCTATGCCCGCACGCTGCGTGCACTCGTGAAGCTGCTGCGTCTGGCGGATGTGAAGTTCGCCATTCTGGGCGAGGCTGAACTGGACTGCGGCGATCTGGCGCGTCGTCTGGGCGATGAGGCGACCTTTCAGGATCTGGCCACGGAAGTGATCGGCACACTGAACAGCCGTCGTTTCCAGCGGATCGTCACCGCCGATCCGCACGCGCTGAACGTGTTGAAGAATGAATATCCGGCGCTCGGCGGCAAGTGGGAAGTGGTGCATCACACGACCTTCCTCGACGAACTGGTGAGTGCGGGTCGTCTGAAACTCAATGCGCGTGATCTGCCGTCCGTCGCCTATCACGATCCCTGCTATCTGGGTCGCTACAATGGCGAATTCGATGCGCCACGTCGCCTGCTGGCCGCAGCCTGCAAGACGACCGTCGAGATGGAGCGTCACGGCAGGCAGTCCATGTGCTGTGGCGGCGGCGGCGGCAATCCGGTCAGCGATGTCGATGCCGAACTGCGTATTCCCGACATCCGGATGGGGCAGGCTACCGAAGTCGGTGCTGCGATTGTCGCGGTCGGATGCCCCGGCTGCACGGCCATGCTGGAGGGTGTGCCGGAGCCGCGTCCCGAGGTGAAGGACATCGCCGAACTCGTGCTGGAAGCGGTGGTGCCCGCATGA
- a CDS encoding electron transfer flavoprotein subunit alpha/FixB family protein, which produces MSALRLRRDPRAERAARLVPGNGRLRYDMSATPEGPMTSPSGRLRRDPRAERQRLLTTGRDGRARLVRSGLVGQMAGSATSTAPVVKKIRVEQPEFFIIVVPDLPEGRLDRSDRQVLGAARKLADAGGGAVVVVGETVDEASLGVAGADRFVPLSGETDPDRRVAELVAVMDALSPRHVLLAESEEGADTARRLAARTGLGLLPGVEVLGPKQIIRPCGAGRQEWVGGLAPLMTLAPDRVPAWEGDAHEILPLEETVEKPGPRSARMTVGAVIPADPATMNLGDAPFVVSAGRGVTDFASFRATVKALHATPGASRVVCDSGDMPRSTQVGASGTILDALCYVALGIAGAPQHLQGLGRVEHVVAVNTDLHAAMVARAGLAIIADAQVVMPALCDVLAAEYGEKGA; this is translated from the coding sequence ATGAGCGCGCTCCGTCTCCGTCGGGATCCGCGTGCCGAACGGGCGGCCCGCCTTGTGCCGGGAAACGGGCGGCTGCGTTATGACATGAGCGCCACGCCGGAGGGGCCGATGACCTCGCCTTCCGGTCGCCTGCGGCGTGATCCGCGTGCGGAGAGGCAGCGGCTTCTGACGACGGGGCGGGATGGGAGAGCGCGTCTGGTGCGGTCTGGTCTTGTCGGCCAGATGGCGGGAAGTGCGACGTCCACTGCGCCTGTCGTGAAGAAAATCCGTGTCGAACAGCCGGAGTTTTTCATCATCGTTGTGCCTGACCTGCCTGAGGGTCGGCTCGACCGGTCGGATCGTCAGGTGCTGGGCGCGGCCCGCAAGCTGGCGGATGCCGGAGGCGGCGCGGTCGTGGTCGTCGGTGAAACTGTCGATGAAGCGTCGCTTGGCGTGGCAGGGGCGGATCGTTTTGTGCCGCTTTCGGGTGAGACCGATCCTGATAGGCGGGTGGCGGAACTCGTCGCCGTGATGGATGCGCTGTCGCCACGTCACGTTCTCCTGGCGGAAAGCGAGGAAGGTGCGGACACGGCGCGGCGTCTTGCGGCCCGCACCGGTCTTGGTCTGCTGCCGGGCGTCGAGGTTCTGGGACCGAAACAGATAATTCGTCCCTGTGGCGCGGGACGTCAGGAATGGGTCGGTGGCCTCGCACCCCTGATGACGCTTGCGCCTGATCGTGTGCCCGCATGGGAAGGCGACGCGCACGAAATCCTGCCACTGGAAGAAACGGTGGAAAAGCCGGGACCGAGGTCTGCGCGCATGACGGTGGGCGCAGTCATTCCCGCCGATCCGGCCACCATGAATCTCGGGGATGCGCCGTTTGTCGTGTCGGCGGGACGGGGTGTGACGGATTTCGCAAGTTTTCGCGCCACTGTGAAAGCTTTGCACGCAACGCCGGGTGCGAGCCGCGTGGTGTGCGACAGTGGCGACATGCCGCGCTCCACGCAGGTTGGTGCGTCCGGCACGATCCTCGACGCGCTGTGCTATGTCGCGCTGGGCATTGCCGGAGCGCCGCAGCATCTTCAGGGACTCGGGCGTGTGGAACATGTCGTGGCGGTCAACACCGATCTTCACGCGGCGATGGTGGCCCGCGCCGGTCTGGCCATCATTGCTGACGCGCAGGTCGTCATGCCCGCGTTGTGTGACGTTCTCGCCGCCGAATATGGGGAGAAAGGCGCATGA
- a CDS encoding electron transfer flavoprotein subunit beta: MKAVILLSGGIDPVSGRPAPVPGEIRAIGLARALGVTQMIGLHAGPASPVLSEYGGYGLTHILCLKGGEANPVQALADAVKTHPLFADGEPDLVLAAARGRGGSDTGLLPYQLAQALGWPIASDIGATMEQPTVGQLALAQFRARGAIKPVSVALPCVVTVPETARCVPAFVFARQRETWVDEQVITVHPASAEEAGMLRAYRRRPKLISGASKDSGGGQLMVDPEPYEAARAIVAHLRALGVLPNAGQAPEA; encoded by the coding sequence ATGAAGGCTGTCATTCTTCTGTCCGGCGGGATTGATCCTGTGTCGGGGCGTCCTGCGCCCGTGCCGGGAGAAATCCGCGCCATTGGACTGGCCCGCGCGCTTGGCGTCACACAGATGATCGGCCTGCATGCCGGACCGGCCAGCCCGGTTCTGTCGGAATATGGCGGTTATGGCCTCACGCACATTCTCTGCCTGAAGGGGGGGGAGGCCAATCCTGTTCAGGCTCTGGCCGACGCGGTGAAAACCCATCCCCTGTTTGCTGATGGTGAGCCGGATCTCGTGCTGGCCGCTGCACGCGGTCGCGGTGGTAGTGACACGGGTCTGTTGCCCTATCAGCTTGCGCAGGCTCTTGGATGGCCAATCGCGTCGGATATTGGCGCGACCATGGAGCAACCGACTGTCGGTCAGCTTGCCCTTGCGCAGTTTCGTGCAAGAGGTGCGATCAAGCCTGTATCGGTTGCGCTGCCCTGTGTCGTCACCGTTCCGGAGACCGCCCGTTGCGTTCCCGCTTTCGTGTTTGCCCGTCAGCGGGAAACGTGGGTGGACGAGCAGGTCATTACGGTTCACCCTGCTTCTGCTGAGGAGGCAGGCATGCTTCGTGCCTATCGCAGGCGTCCGAAACTGATTTCGGGCGCATCGAAGGATAGCGGAGGCGGCCAGCTTATGGTCGATCCCGAGCCGTACGAGGCTGCGCGTGCGATTGTCGCGCATCTTCGTGCTCTGGGTGTTCTACCCAATGCCGGTCAGGCTCCCGAAGCCTGA
- a CDS encoding S-(hydroxymethyl)glutathione dehydrogenase/class III alcohol dehydrogenase: MDVRAAVAFEAGKPLEIETVQLEGPREGEVLVEIKATGLCHTDKFTLSGADPEGLFPAILGHEGAGIVREVGAGVKHLKPGDHVIPLYTPECRECKSCLSQKTNLCTSIRSTQGKGLMPDGTSRFSFKGQPIHHYMGCSTFANFTVLPEIALAKVREDAPFDKICYIGCGVTTGIGAVLFTAKVEPNSTVAVFGLGGIGLNVIQGAKMVGAEKIIGVDINPAREEMARKFGMTHFVNPKELPDGDVVGRIIELTGGGADYTFECVGNTTLMRQALECAHRGWGVSTVIGVAGAGQEISTRPFQLVTGRRWIGSAFGGARGRTDVPKIVDWYMENRINIDDLITHKLPLEKINEGFDMMTRGESIRTVVEF, translated from the coding sequence ATGGACGTAAGAGCCGCGGTAGCGTTTGAAGCCGGCAAGCCACTGGAGATCGAGACGGTCCAGCTCGAAGGCCCGCGCGAGGGTGAAGTGCTGGTCGAGATCAAGGCGACCGGTCTGTGTCATACGGACAAGTTCACGCTGTCCGGCGCTGATCCGGAAGGTCTGTTTCCCGCCATTCTGGGGCATGAAGGCGCTGGCATCGTCCGTGAAGTCGGCGCAGGCGTGAAGCACCTGAAGCCGGGCGATCATGTCATTCCGCTTTACACGCCGGAATGCCGCGAGTGTAAATCCTGCCTGTCGCAGAAGACCAATCTCTGCACCTCGATCCGTTCGACGCAGGGAAAGGGGCTTATGCCAGACGGCACTTCCCGCTTCTCTTTCAAGGGACAGCCGATCCATCATTACATGGGTTGCTCGACCTTCGCGAACTTCACGGTTCTCCCTGAAATCGCGCTGGCGAAGGTGCGTGAGGACGCGCCGTTCGACAAGATCTGTTACATCGGCTGCGGCGTGACGACCGGCATCGGTGCTGTCCTGTTCACAGCCAAGGTCGAGCCGAACTCCACGGTCGCCGTGTTCGGTCTGGGTGGCATCGGCCTGAACGTGATTCAGGGTGCGAAGATGGTGGGCGCCGAGAAGATCATCGGTGTGGACATCAACCCGGCCCGCGAGGAAATGGCCCGCAAGTTCGGCATGACGCACTTCGTCAATCCGAAGGAACTGCCGGATGGCGATGTCGTTGGTCGCATCATTGAACTGACGGGCGGTGGCGCTGACTACACTTTTGAGTGTGTCGGCAACACCACCCTGATGCGTCAGGCCCTTGAATGCGCCCATCGTGGCTGGGGTGTTTCCACGGTGATCGGCGTTGCCGGCGCCGGGCAGGAGATCAGCACCCGTCCGTTCCAGCTTGTCACGGGCCGTCGCTGGATCGGCTCGGCGTTCGGCGGGGCGCGCGGTCGGACCGATGTGCCGAAAATTGTTGACTGGTACATGGAAAACCGCATCAATATCGATGACCTCATCACGCACAAGCTGCCGCTTGAGAAAATCAACGAAGGCTTCGACATGATGACGCGCGGTGAGAGCATCCGCACTGTCGTCGAATTCTGA
- the fghA gene encoding S-formylglutathione hydrolase yields the protein MTLTTASKHVCCGGELGFYTVQSEALGLPTTFGVFIPEGASKEKPVPVLYLLAGLTCTQDTFLIKSNIVRFAAKHGIALVACDTSPRGANVPGETDSWDLGVGAGFYLDATQTPWRAHYRMGTFINEELPKLIASQFPVDPTRQGICGHSMGGHGALVHALRSPEKWKSVSAFAPIVHPAAVPWGEKAFTAYLGPDRAVWAKHDATLLLKAGHTHPTTILVDQGDGDQFLERELQPWHLDEAAKAAGQKLTLRRHAGYDHSYWFIQTFIEDHMDHHAKILKGA from the coding sequence ATGACCCTGACAACAGCATCCAAACACGTCTGCTGCGGGGGTGAACTCGGTTTCTACACGGTGCAGTCGGAAGCTCTCGGGCTTCCGACCACTTTCGGCGTCTTCATTCCTGAAGGCGCGAGCAAGGAAAAGCCGGTTCCCGTACTGTATCTGCTGGCGGGGCTGACCTGCACGCAGGATACATTCCTGATCAAATCGAACATCGTTCGCTTCGCGGCAAAGCACGGGATCGCTCTGGTGGCGTGCGATACGTCTCCGCGTGGCGCGAATGTGCCGGGTGAGACTGATAGCTGGGATCTGGGTGTAGGTGCGGGTTTCTATCTGGACGCCACGCAGACACCCTGGCGGGCGCATTACCGGATGGGCACGTTCATCAATGAGGAACTGCCGAAACTGATTGCCAGCCAGTTTCCGGTTGATCCGACACGACAGGGTATCTGCGGTCACTCGATGGGTGGTCACGGTGCGCTGGTCCATGCACTCCGTTCGCCTGAGAAATGGAAGTCCGTGTCGGCGTTCGCACCGATCGTGCATCCTGCCGCCGTGCCATGGGGTGAGAAGGCTTTCACCGCCTATCTCGGACCGGACAGGGCGGTATGGGCGAAGCATGACGCCACGCTGCTTCTCAAGGCTGGTCACACGCATCCGACCACGATCCTTGTGGATCAGGGTGATGGGGATCAGTTCCTTGAGCGTGAACTCCAGCCATGGCATCTGGATGAGGCTGCGAAAGCCGCAGGCCAGAAACTGACGCTGCGTCGCCATGCCGGATACGATCATTCCTACTGGTTCATTCAGACCTTTATCGAAGATCACATGGATCACCATGCGAAAATCCTGAAAGGGGCCTGA
- a CDS encoding pirin family protein, translating into MNAVRMTIRRSESLGKAHSGGITLRCHFAFADWRDAAHVHEGSLRAVNLLTLPSGEHYQTGPESNVEILTWVERGSLTARIDDFSSENLKPGDLHLASTGQGCVSLDWSAEQDAADCLQFWLLPDQDNSEPSQEVRRAFPETQNGAFRILASGFPEDDPEEGETVADGSPIALQTRARLLRATLPTNEGAVYQTTPGRDLYLIVVSGHVTINNTVLLQGDAAAFENCESFTVIAQEKSVLLLTDIPAI; encoded by the coding sequence ATGAATGCGGTCAGAATGACGATCCGGCGGTCTGAATCGCTAGGCAAAGCACATTCCGGCGGCATAACGCTCCGGTGTCATTTCGCTTTCGCGGACTGGCGGGACGCCGCGCATGTTCATGAAGGGAGTCTGCGGGCCGTAAACCTCCTGACGCTGCCTTCCGGAGAGCATTACCAGACCGGACCTGAATCCAACGTGGAGATCCTTACATGGGTCGAGCGTGGATCACTGACCGCCAGAATTGATGATTTTTCTTCTGAAAATCTGAAACCGGGTGATCTGCACCTTGCCAGCACCGGCCAGGGATGCGTCTCTCTCGACTGGAGCGCTGAACAGGATGCTGCGGACTGCCTGCAGTTCTGGCTGCTTCCGGATCAGGACAACAGTGAGCCGAGTCAGGAAGTCCGGCGGGCCTTCCCCGAAACACAGAACGGCGCTTTCCGTATCCTCGCCTCCGGTTTTCCGGAAGATGATCCCGAAGAAGGAGAGACCGTTGCGGACGGCTCCCCGATTGCCCTGCAAACCCGCGCCCGTCTGTTAAGAGCAACTCTTCCGACCAATGAAGGCGCTGTCTACCAGACAACGCCGGGGCGCGATCTTTATCTGATCGTCGTCTCGGGGCATGTCACGATCAACAACACCGTCCTGTTGCAGGGAGATGCAGCCGCTTTTGAAAACTGTGAATCCTTCACGGTCATCGCGCAGGAAAAATCCGTCCTGTTGCTGACGGATATTCCTGCGATCTGA
- a CDS encoding efflux transporter outer membrane subunit: MSGVNPLRQALYSGLALLALAGCTVGPDFHKPQVATPEKWRTPLPVAESRVTTASADPAWWTLFNDPVLTRLENDVAASNLDLKAASFRLAESTAERRIASAAQFPHMEANGSYARERASTNGILGLMGAMERAEAGSIASGTQGFGPVALPGSIGNPSFNLPQYGLNASWEVDLWGHVRRQVEAATAAMHGTQEMQRDVLVSLMAETAQDYIDLRATQSQIGILNRNIDIARHSTQLTTLRFEQGAATRLDVAEATGQLHSFEARLSPLKSQEIHLLNALSFLVAREPGALNAELGKPAAVPPVPEEVPAGLPSELAERRPDIRMASERLHAATANIGVAIADFFPRVTLSGSLDVQALQFSGLGSWASRQYGFGPTATLPIFEGGRLTGQLRLRKAQQQEAATLFQRTTLKAWQEIDDAMAAFTAAQNQRDRLAEAVHENEIAVETARAQYVQGSSDFLNVLTVQNALLASQSALVDATARVAVSVTQLYRALGGGWETIYPASANRKTPS; this comes from the coding sequence ATGTCTGGCGTTAATCCGTTGCGGCAGGCTCTGTATTCGGGGCTCGCCTTGCTGGCTCTGGCAGGATGCACGGTCGGACCGGACTTTCACAAGCCGCAGGTAGCCACACCGGAAAAATGGCGTACTCCGTTGCCCGTCGCCGAAAGCCGGGTCACGACAGCCTCCGCCGATCCGGCCTGGTGGACTCTGTTCAACGACCCGGTCCTGACCCGTCTGGAAAACGACGTCGCGGCCTCGAACCTCGACCTGAAAGCCGCCTCATTCCGTCTGGCGGAAAGCACGGCGGAAAGACGCATCGCCAGCGCCGCGCAGTTCCCGCACATGGAAGCCAACGGCTCCTATGCCCGCGAACGCGCCAGCACGAATGGTATCCTCGGTCTGATGGGCGCGATGGAGCGGGCAGAGGCCGGAAGCATTGCGAGCGGCACACAGGGTTTCGGGCCTGTTGCGCTCCCCGGCAGTATCGGCAATCCGTCCTTCAATCTGCCGCAATACGGTCTGAACGCCTCGTGGGAAGTCGATCTCTGGGGTCATGTCCGCAGACAGGTCGAGGCCGCGACGGCCGCCATGCACGGCACTCAGGAGATGCAGCGCGACGTGCTGGTTTCGCTGATGGCTGAGACGGCGCAGGACTATATCGACCTCCGCGCCACCCAGTCGCAGATTGGCATCCTGAACCGCAATATCGACATCGCCCGTCACAGTACGCAGCTGACGACGCTACGCTTCGAACAGGGTGCGGCGACCCGGCTGGATGTGGCCGAGGCGACCGGGCAGCTTCACAGTTTTGAAGCCCGCCTGTCTCCGTTGAAAAGTCAGGAAATCCATCTGCTTAACGCGCTGAGTTTCCTTGTAGCGCGTGAACCGGGCGCGCTGAATGCGGAACTGGGCAAGCCTGCCGCTGTCCCACCTGTGCCGGAGGAAGTGCCGGCGGGTCTGCCATCGGAACTGGCCGAACGACGCCCTGATATTCGCATGGCCTCCGAACGTCTGCATGCGGCAACGGCCAATATTGGCGTCGCCATCGCCGACTTCTTTCCACGTGTCACCCTGTCCGGCAGTCTGGATGTGCAGGCGCTTCAGTTCAGCGGACTGGGCTCGTGGGCGTCCCGGCAATATGGCTTCGGTCCGACCGCCACGCTGCCGATCTTTGAAGGCGGCCGTCTGACCGGACAGCTTCGTCTGAGAAAGGCGCAGCAGCAGGAAGCCGCCACACTCTTCCAGCGCACCACCCTGAAAGCATGGCAGGAAATCGACGACGCCATGGCTGCTTTCACCGCCGCCCAGAACCAGCGCGACCGGCTGGCGGAAGCCGTTCACGAAAACGAGATTGCCGTGGAAACAGCCAGAGCGCAGTATGTACAGGGATCATCCGACTTCCTGAACGTATTGACCGTTCAGAATGCCCTTCTGGCCTCCCAGAGCGCGCTGGTTGATGCGACAGCACGCGTGGCGGTCTCTGTCACCCAGCTTTACCGTGCGCTTGGAGGCGGCTGGGAAACCATCTACCCGGCGTCAGCCAACAGGAAAACGCCCTCATGA
- a CDS encoding HlyD family secretion protein gives MIYKKPLLYAGCAALVLACIAWGGARLVNGDGINQYTNDAYVTADFTTVAPKVAGRIDRVIAQDNEQVHAGEELAHIEDDDYRAALDVAKGNVMAAQGDVTNLEAELARQDSVIAETRAAVLADQANLLFARQNTARYRNLSAGGAGTVEQKQSSEAHEKEEQAAIARDQAGVDAAIRQIAVLKGQLERARGILLRAQGDEKQAELNLSYCTIPAPVDGVVGERGVRVGAYVHPGTGILAVVPTQAAYVLANFQETQLTKIRTGQRATIWVDTFPNHPLKAHVDSLAPATGVAFAPIQPDNATGNFTKVVQRIPVKLTFDADQPLAAKVRVGMSVEVNIDTASKPEGPHAGDNRYVWR, from the coding sequence ATGATCTATAAAAAACCTCTTCTCTATGCCGGATGCGCGGCTCTGGTGCTGGCCTGCATCGCATGGGGCGGGGCACGCCTCGTCAACGGCGACGGGATCAACCAGTACACCAACGACGCCTATGTGACCGCCGACTTCACGACTGTCGCGCCCAAGGTCGCCGGGCGCATCGACCGCGTGATCGCGCAGGACAACGAACAGGTCCACGCGGGCGAGGAACTGGCCCATATCGAGGACGATGACTACCGCGCCGCCCTCGACGTGGCGAAGGGCAATGTGATGGCCGCGCAGGGCGACGTGACCAATCTGGAAGCAGAACTGGCGCGGCAGGACTCCGTGATCGCCGAGACCCGCGCGGCCGTTCTCGCTGATCAGGCCAACCTGCTGTTCGCACGCCAGAATACCGCCCGTTATCGCAACCTGTCGGCTGGCGGTGCGGGCACCGTCGAGCAGAAACAGTCTTCCGAAGCGCATGAGAAGGAGGAACAGGCCGCCATCGCCCGCGATCAGGCGGGTGTCGACGCCGCCATCCGGCAGATCGCCGTCCTCAAGGGTCAGCTTGAGCGGGCGCGGGGCATCCTGCTCCGGGCGCAGGGTGATGAGAAACAGGCCGAACTGAACCTGTCCTACTGCACCATCCCTGCCCCGGTTGACGGCGTGGTCGGCGAGCGTGGCGTGCGCGTGGGCGCTTACGTCCATCCGGGCACCGGCATCCTCGCCGTGGTGCCGACTCAGGCGGCCTATGTGCTGGCGAATTTTCAGGAAACCCAGTTGACAAAAATCCGGACCGGGCAGCGCGCGACCATCTGGGTCGATACGTTCCCCAACCATCCGCTCAAAGCGCATGTGGATTCCCTCGCCCCCGCGACGGGCGTGGCCTTCGCGCCGATCCAGCCTGACAACGCCACCGGCAACTTCACCAAGGTCGTGCAGCGTATCCCGGTCAAGCTGACCTTCGACGCCGACCAGCCGCTTGCCGCCAAGGTGCGTGTCGGCATGTCGGTGGAGGTGAACATCGACACCGCCTCGAAGCCGGAAGGCCCGCATGCCGGAGATAACCGCTATGTCTGGCGTTAA